One window of the Indicator indicator isolate 239-I01 chromosome 13, UM_Iind_1.1, whole genome shotgun sequence genome contains the following:
- the PLSCR1 gene encoding phospholipid scramblase 1, giving the protein MMPGTIWMPIPPSIPNCPPGLEYLTQIDQILIHQQIELLETEDNDCCTRNCCGPSRPFTLRIIDNLGHEVITLQRPLRCSSCCCPCCLQELEVQAPPGNPVGYVVQNWHPCLPKFTIQDERRMDILKISGPCVVCSCCEDINFEVKSVDETAAVGRISKQWTGFVKEAFTDADNFGITFPGDLDVKMKAVMIGACFLIDFMFFEHASDKKQRAGVWQ; this is encoded by the exons ATGATGCCAGGAACAATCTGGATGCCCATCCCTCCTTCTATTCCCAACTGCCCTCCTGGACTGGAATATCTCACACAG ATTGACCAGATATTAATTCATCAGCAAATTGAACTTCTTGAGA CAGAGGACAATGACTGCTGTACCAGAAACTGCTGTGGGCCATCACGACCCTTCACCCTCCGGATTATAGACAACCTGGGCCACGAGGTGATAACGCTGCAGCGACCCTTACGGTGTTCTtcatgctgctgtccctgctgtttGCAGGAG cTGGAAGTTCAAGCACCCCCGGGAAATCCAGTTGGTTACGTTGTTCAGAACTGGCATCCCTGCCTGCCGAAGTTTACCATTCAAGATGAGAGAAGGATGGATATACTGAAAATTAGTGGCCCCTGTGTTGTCTGCAGCTGTTGTGAGGACATTAATTTTGAG GTGAAGTCTGTGGATGAGACTGCTGCTGTTGGGAGGATTTCTAAGCAGTGGACTGGGTTTGTGAAAGAAGCCTTTACAGATGCAGATAACTTTGGAATCACATTTCCAGGAGACCTTGATGTAAAAATGAAAGCTGTCATGATTGGTGCTTGCTTCCTTATC
- the PLSCR5 gene encoding phospholipid scramblase family member 5, which produces MASQEYQPQANRFFKDYSLGSSDLHEQNKSIEPTSLWKQTSHTHNLPPGLEYLNKLDQIIIHQQVDLLEGILGTETSSKYEIKNHLGQRVYFAVEENDCFDRNLCSPIRAFTIRIADNTGREVITVSRPLRCNSCWFPCFLQELEVQAPPGTIAGYVVQNWDPFLPKFTIQNESKEDVLKIIGPCATCGCFEDVDFEVKALNEMSTIGKISKYWSGFVNNVFTNTANFGIQVPVDLDVRIKAVMIGACFLIDLMFFEHSLDAL; this is translated from the exons ATGGCCTCTCAAG AGTATCAGCCACAAGCCAACAGATTCTTTAAGGATTACTCCCTTGGTTCTTCTGACCTTCATGAACAGAATAAGTCTATTGAACCAACGAGTCTCTGGAAGCAAACATCACACACTCATAACTTGCCACCAGGTCTGGAGTACCTGAACAAG CTGGACCAGATTATTATTCATCAGCAAGTGGACCTTCTTGAAG GCATACTTGGCACAGAGACCTCCAGCAAATATGAGATAAAAAACCATTTGGGACAAAGAGTTTACTTTGCAGTAGAAGAAAATGATTGCTTTGATCGTAACCTGTGCTCCCCTATAAGGGCTTTCACCATAAGGATTGCTGATAACACTGGCCGAGAAGTAATTACAGTGAGCAGACCCTTGAGATGCAACAGCTGCTGGTTCCCTTGCTTCCTGCAAGAG tTAGAAGTCCAGGCCCCACCAGGCACAATAGCTGGGTATGTTGTACAGAACTGGGACCCTTTTCTGCCAAAATTTACTATACAGAATGAAAGTAAAGAAGATGTGCTAAAAATAATTGGCCCATGTGCAACTTGTGGCTGTTTTGAAGATGTTGACTTCGAG GTAAAAGCTCTCAATGAGATGTCAACAATTGGCAAAATTTCCAAGTACTGGTCTGGATTTGTAAACAATGTCTTCACCAACACTGCCAACTTCGGGATCCAGGTCCCTGTAGATCTTGATGTGAGAATCAAAGCAGTAATGATTGGTGCTTGCTTCCTCATT GACTTAATGTTCTTTGAACACTCTTTGGATGCATTATAG